A genomic stretch from Penaeus vannamei isolate JL-2024 chromosome 6, ASM4276789v1, whole genome shotgun sequence includes:
- the LOC138861958 gene encoding uncharacterized protein — translation MAMNMTVNTAVNMALRVSMNMTVNTAVKMAMSVTMNMAVNTAVNMALRVSMNMTVNTAVKMAMSVTMNMADNTAVKMAMSVTMNMAVNTAVKMALRVSMNMTVNTAVKMAMSVTMNMAVNTAVNMALRVSMNMTVNTAVKMAMSVTMNMADNTAVKIALRVSMNMTVNTAVKMAMSVTMNMADNTAVKMAMSVTMNMAVNTAVNMVLRVSMNMTVNTAVNMTMSVTMNMAVNTAVNMALRVSMNMTVNTAVKMAMSVTMNMADNTAVKMAMSVTMNMAVNTAVNMALRVSMNMTVNTAVKMAMSVTMNMAVNTAVNMALRVSMNMTVNTAVKMAMSVTMNMADNTAVKMAMSVTMNMAVNTAVNMVLRVSMNMTVNTAVKMAMSVTMNMAVNTAVNMALRVSMNMTVNTAVKMAMSVTMNMAVNTAVNMALRVSMNMTVNTAVKMAMSVTMNMADNTAVKMAMSVTMNMAVNTAVNMALRVSMNMTVNTAVKMAMSVTMNMAVNTAVKMAMSVTMNMTVNTAVNMALRVSMNMTVNTALKMAMSVTMNMTVNTAVNMTMSVTMNMTVNTAVNMALRVSMNTAVNMAVNTAVNMAMRVSMNTGEHGCERVYEHGCEYGSEHGYGHSYEHGYERFCKHGCKHFYECGCEHD, via the coding sequence ATGGCTATGAACATGACTGTGAACACAGCTGTGAACATGGCTCTGAGGGTGTCTATGAACATGACTGTGAACACAGCTGTGAAGATGGCTATGAGCGTGACTATGAACATGGCTGTGAACACAGCTGTGAACATGGCTCTGAGGGTGTCTATGAACATGACTGTGAACACAGCTGTGAAGATGGCTATGAGCGTGACTATGAACATGGCTGATAACACAGCTGTGAAGATGGCTATGAGCGTGACTATGAACATGGCTGTGAACACAGCTGTGAAAATGGCTCTGAGGGTGTCTATGAACATGACTGTGAACACAGCTGTGAAGATGGCTATGAGCGTGACTATGAACATGGCTGTGAACACAGCTGTGAACATGGCTCTGAGGGTGTCTATGAACATGACTGTGAACACAGCTGTGAAGATGGCTATGAGCGTGACTATGAACATGGCTGATAACACAGCTGTGAAGATAGCTCTGAGGGTGTCTATGAACATGACTGTGAACACAGCTGTGAAGATGGCTATGAGCGTGACTATGAACATGGCTGATAACACAGCTGTGAAGATGGCTATGAGCGTGACTATGAACATGGCTGTGAACACAGCTGTGAACATGGTTCTGAGGGTGTCTATGAACATGACTGTGAACACAGCTGTGAACATGACTATGAGCGTGACTATGAACATGGCTGTGAACACAGCTGTGAACATGGCTCTGAGGGTGTCTATGAACATGACTGTGAACACAGCTGTGAAGATGGCTATGAGCGTGACTATGAACATGGCTGATAACACAGCTGTGAAGATGGCTATGAGCGTGACTATGAACATGGCTGTGAACACAGCGGTGAACATGGCTCTGAGGGTGTCTATGAACATGACTGTGAACACAGCTGTGAAGATGGCTATGAGCGTGACTATGAACATGGCTGTGAACACAGCTGTGAACATGGCTCTGAGGGTGTCTATGAACATGACTGTGAACACAGCTGTGAAGATGGCTATGAGCGTGACTATGAACATGGCTGATAACACAGCTGTGAAGATGGCTATGAGCGTGACTATGAACATGGCTGTGAACACAGCTGTGAACATGGTTCTGAGGGTGTCTATGAACATGACTGTGAACACAGCTGTGAAGATGGCTATGAGCGTGACTATGAACATGGCTGTGAACACAGCTGTGAACATGGCTCTGAGGGTGTCTATGAACATGACTGTGAACACAGCTGTGAAGATGGCTATGAGCGTGACTATGAACATGGCTGTGAACACAGCTGTGAACATGGCTCTGAGGGTGTCTATGAACATGACTGTGAACACAGCTGTGAAGATGGCTATGAGCGTGACTATGAACATGGCTGATAACACAGCTGTGAAGATGGCTATGAGCGTGACTATGAACATGGCTGTGAACACAGCTGTGAACATGGCTCTGAGGGTGTCTATGAACATGACTGTGAACACAGCTGTGAAGATGGCTATGAGCGTGACTATGAACATGGCTGTGAACACAGCTGTGAAGATGGCTATGAGCGTGACTATGAACATGACTGTGAACACAGCTGTGAACATGGCTCTGAGGGTGTCCATGAACATGACTGTGAACACAGCTTTGAAGATGGCTATGAGCGTGACTATGAACATGACTGTGAACACAGCTGTGAACATGACTATGAGCGTGACTATGAACATGACAGTGAACACAGCTGTGAACATGGCTCTGAGGGTGTCTATGAACACGGCTGTGAATATGGCTGTCAACACAGCTGTGAACATGGCTATGAGGGTGTCTATGAACACGGGCGAACATGGCTGTGAACGTGTCTATGAACACGGCTGTGAATATGGCAGTGAACATGGCTATGGACACAGCTATGAACATGGCTATGAGCGTTTCTGTAAACACGGCTGCAAACATTTCTATGAGTGTGGCTGTGAACACGACTGA